One window of the Choristoneura fumiferana chromosome 18, NRCan_CFum_1, whole genome shotgun sequence genome contains the following:
- the endos gene encoding endosulfine alpha translates to MGDSQDQNEPPKDPKELEKLEEAKLKAKFPNAMLGRGPGGHSAFLQKRLAKGQKFFDSGDYQMAKQRPSNLAAPFKAPAAPAKHPTGDAIPTPETVPIRKTSIIQPKFQQNSQTS, encoded by the exons ATGGGTGATTCACAGGATCAGAATGAGCCCCCAAAAGAC CCGAAAGAATTAGAGAAGTTAGAAGAAGCCAAACTGAAGGCAAAGTTCCCTAATGCAATGCTAGGCCGAGGACCGGGAGGACATTCGGCTTTCCTGCAGAAGAGGCTGGCCAAAGGA CAAAAGTTCTTCGATTCTGGCGACTATCAAATGGCGAAGCAGCGGCCGAGTAACCTTGCGGCGCCGTTCAAAGCGCCAGCCGCGCCCGCAAAGCACCCCACCGGGGACGCCATCCCCACGCCCGAGACCGTGCCCATCCGGAAGACGTCCATCATCCAGCCCAAGTTCCAGCAGAACAGTCAGACGTCCTAG